The DNA region GGCAACGGCACCGCCACCCACAGCCTGGTCGCCTTCCGCGACCAGACGTCCCACGCCCTGGTCTTCGGCACCGGCACCGTGCAGTGGTCCTGGGGCCTGACCAACGTGCCGACGGCCGACCCGGACGGCGGCGTGGTCACCGAGGACAAGCGGATGCAGCAGGCGACCGTGAACATCCTCGCCGACATGGGCATCCAGCCGAAGACCCTGCAGTCCGGCCTCGTCGCGGCCACCGCCTCCACCGACACCACAGGCCCGGCGGTCACCGTCACCAGCCCCGCGCCGAACGCCTCCGTCCCGGCCCTGCGGCAGATCACCGTGACCGGCACCGCGGCCGACACGGGCGGCGGCGTCGTGGCCCGCGTCGAGGTCTCCACCGACGGCGGCACCACCTGGAAGGCGGCCCAGGGCACCGGCTCCTGGAGCTACAAGTGGACCCCGATCGCCCAGGGCCCGGTGCAGCTGAAGGTCCGTGCCGTCGACGACAGCGTCAACATCGGCGCCGTCACGACCGTGCCGCTGACCGTGTCCGAGCAGGAGTGCCCGTGCACGGTGTGGCCCGCCTCGGCCGCCCCGGACATGGTCAACGGCGGCGACGGCAGCTCCGTCGAGCTGGGCGTGAAGGTGCGCAGCTCGGTCCCGGGCACCATCACCGGCGTCCGCTTCTACAAGTCGGCCGCCAACACCGGCACCCACAAGGGCAGCCTGTGGTCGGCCGGCGGGCAGCTCCTCGCCACCGGGTTTTTCACGGGTGAGACGGCGTCGGGCTGGCAGGAGCTGAAGTTCGCCAGCCCGGTGCCGGTGAAGGCCAACACCACCTATGTCGCCTCGTACTTCGCGCCGAACGGCGGCTACTCCTACGACGCGCACTACTTCACCGACAAGGGCGCGGGCCTGGCCCCGCTGACGGCGCTGCAGTCCGGCACGGACGGCGGGAACGGCGTCTACAAGTACGGCGGCGCGAGCCTGTTCCCGTCGCAGGAGTCGGCGGGCAGCAACTACTGGGTGGACGCGATCCTGGAGACCGGCTCGGCCTCCACCGCGCCGCCGGTGGTCACCGCCCGCACCCCCGCGGCCGGCGCGACCGGGGTGGCGATCACCAGCCCGCTGTCGGCGACCTTCAACCAGAGCATCGACGCGAGCACCCTGGTGTTCACCGTGAAGGGACCCGGCGGCACCGCCGTCCCGGGCAGCGCCGCCCTCGACGGCGACGGGAAGACCGCCGCCTTCGCGCTCGGCAGCCAGCTCGCCCTCGGCACCACGTACACGGTGTCGGTGCAGGCCGCCGACCTGTGGGGCAACGCCATGCCCGATCCGGTGACCTGGACCTTCACCACCAGCGCCACCCCGCCGGCGGCGAACTGCCCGTGCACCCTGTGGAGCCCGGAGACCGTGCCCGCGAAGACCGCGGAGACCGGTGACGGGAACTCCCTGGAGCTCGGCACCCGCTTCCGGTCCGCGCTGAACGGCAAGGTCACCGGCGTCACCTTCTACAAGGGCGCGACCAACACCGGCACCCACACCGGCAGCCTGTGGACGGACGACGGCACCCTGCTCGCCACCGGCACCTTCACCGGCGAGACCGCCTCCGGCTGGCAGAAGCTGACCTTCACCACCCCGGTGGACATCACGGCGGACACCACCTATGTGGTGTCGTACCACGCGCCGAACGGCAACTACGCCGCCGATCCTCAGTACTTCACCGGGGCGCGGCTCAACTACCCGCTGTCCGGCCTCGCGGACGGCAGCGGCAGCGCCAACGGCCTGTACCGGTACGGCGCTTCGAGTGCCTTCCCGAACAGCTCCTACAACTCCACCAACTACTGGGTCGCTCCGGTCTTCACGACCAACTGACCCACCGGCCGAACGAAATCGGGGAACGCACCACATGAGCTCTGTCAGCGTCGTGATCCCCTGCTACAAGTACGGCCACTTCCTGGCCGACTGCGTACGCAGCGTGCTCGACGAGCAGCCCGGCCTCGACGTGCGGGTGCTGATCATCGACGACGCGTCCCCCGACGACTCGGCGGAGGCGGCCAGGAAGCTGGCCGCCTCCGACCCGAGGATCGAGGTGCGGGTCCACGAGCGCAACAAGGGCCATATCGCCACCTACAACGAGGGCCTGCTCGAGTGGGCGGACGGCGACTACGTCGTGCTCCTGTCCGCCGACGACCGGCTGGTCCCCGGGGCGCTGGTGCGGGCCGTCGCCCTGCTCGACGCCCACCCGGAGGCCGGCTTCTGCTACGGCCGGCCGCTGCGGTTCCAGCACGGCGGGCCGCTCCCCGCGGCCCGTACGGAGTCCACCGGCTCCGTGGTCTACCCGGGCCACTGGTGGCTGGAGCGGCGCTTCCGCGAGGGCACCGGCTGCATCACCTCCCCGGAGGTGGTGGTCCGCACCAGCCTGCAGCGGAAGGTCGGCGGCTACGACCCCGAGCTGCCGCACGCCGGCGACATCGAGATGTGGATGCGGCTCGCCTCGCACGCCGACGTGGGCTATGTCCGGGGGGCCGACCAGGCCTTCTACCGGGTGCACGGCAACAACATGTCCACCACCGACTTCGGCGGGCAGCTCGACGACATCCGGCAGCGCCGGGCCGCCTTCACCGCGGTCCTCGACAAGTGCGCCGACCAGCTGCCGCAGGCCCGCCGGCTCGCCGGGCTCGTCGACACCCGCCTGGCCCGCCAGGCACTGCGGCGGGCCTACCGGGCCTACGACCGGGGCCGCACCGACGTCGTGCCCGTCGAGGAGCTGGTGGCCTTCGCCCGCGAGTGCCGGCCGGACGCCGAGACGCTCCCGGAGTTCCGGGCGCTGCGGCTGCGCCGCCGGATCGGCGCCCGCGTCATGCCGTACCTCCAGCCGCTGATCCTGTCCGCCGTGGCCGAGCGGGGCCGCGAGTGGCTGTGGTGGCGGTCCTGGAAGCGCCGCGGCATCTGAGCCCCAGCACCATCCCGTACACCACCCCGTACACCGAGGAAAGGCAGCACCGTGAACCACCGGGTCCAGCCGACCGCGCAGGTCGACGAGAAGGCCGTCGTCGGCGCCGGCAGCAGCGTGTGGGAACTCGCCCAGATCCGTGAGGACGCCCGTCTGGGCGAGAACTGTGTGATCGGCCGGGGCGCCTACGTCGGTCCCGGCGTGACCCTGGGCGACAACTGCAAGCTGCAGAACTACGCCCTGGTGTACGAGCCCGCGGTGCTCGGCGACGGCGTCTTCGTCGGCCCGTCGGCGGTGCTCACCAACGACCACAACCCGCGTGCCGTGGACCCCGAGGGGCGACTCAAGCGGGGCGGCGACTGGGAGCCGGTCGCCGTGGTGATCGGCGACGGCGCGGCCATCGGGGCCCGCTCGGTGTGCGTGGCGCCGGTGACCATCGGCCGCTGGGCGCTCGTCGCCGCCGGTTCGGTGGTGACCGCCGACGTCCCCGACTTCGCCCTGGTCATGGGCGTCCCGGCGCGTCAGGCGGGCTGGGTCGGGAAGGCGGGCGTACGGCTTACCGCGCGCCCGGACGCGCCCGGCCTGTGGGAGTGCCCGGAGACCGGCGCGCTGTACGAGGAGCGGGACGGCCGGCTCACGGAGCACGGTGCCGGGCGCTAGCACCCTGCCCGCCCCCGCCCTGGCCACCCTGCCCGGTCTACCCGGTCTGCCCGGTCTGCCCGGCCTCCTGGCGGCGGCGCCGGCCTGCCGCGTACCGCTCGGTCCACAGCGCGCAGACCACCCCGGCGAGGGTGCCGAGCGCGCCCACCCCGGCGTAGGCCCGGGTGCGGTTGGGCGGCAGGGCGACGGTGCCGGGGCGGTTGACCAGGTCGACGGTGAGCAGGGTGCCGGCCGGCACCTTCTGCTCGGCCTGGAGGGCCTGCAGATGCCGCTCGTAGACGTCGATGACCACCTGCACCACACGGTCGGCCTCTTCGGGCGCGGTCTGCTCCGCCTCGACCTGCAGGGTGGGGATCGAGTAGTACGGGGTGGCGCTGGTGCCGCTGTTGCGCGGGGTGAGGCGGTAACTGCCGTGCGCCCCGGCCGCCTTCAGCTCGGCGCGCCCGGCGGGCGACTGGAGCCGCTGCACGACCACGTAGGACACCATCGCCAGCGAGGGCTGGAGGTTGGTGAGCTGGTTGGGCTGGTTGTCGGTGCGCGGCGGTTTCACCACGAGCACCGCGGAGCTCTGGTAGCGCGGCGCGGGCCGCAGCGCCGGGTAGCAGGCGGCGGCCGTGACGAGCGCGGCGAGCAGCAGGACGTACCAGCGGCGCAGCAGCGCGCGGGCCAGCCCCTCGGGTGTCAGCACGTCTCTGTCCATCAGCACCGATACTGGCAGCACCGAGGGGAACCGGGGGAGGGTTCGTGAGCATCGCCGAGATCTTCCGCGTGCTGGGCCGGCGTTGGTACGTGACGGTGCCGATGGTGCTGCTCAGTCTGCTCGCGGGAGGCTACCTCTACACGACGGTCCCCGTGACGTACGAGTCGCAGAGCCAGCTCGCGCTGCTCAACTCCAGCCGGGTGGCCCGGCCGGCGCCGAGCTACGGCAACACCCTGGCGTACGCGAGCGGTTCGCTGATCGGGACGGCCGACGTCCTGATCCGGGCGCTGCAATCGGCGGAGACCGTACAGGAGTTGCGCGGGCACGGGATCACCGACGAGTACGCGGTGGACTTCGCCGCCCAGGCGGAGGGGCCGCTGCTGACCCTGACGGTCAAGGGCGACGACCGGGACCGGGTGCTCGCCGAGACCCGCCGGCTCACCGACTACGCGGCGGAGCAGCTGCAGCAGTTGCAGGAGCAGGCCCGGGTGCCGGACGGCTACTACGTGGAGTCGGCGCGGATCGTGCCGGCGCAGAAGCCGGTGTCGCAGCCCAAGTCCCGCTATCAGAAGGTCGCCGCGGTCGTCGTGTTCGGCGTCGCGGGCGGCTTCGTGCTCGCCTTCGTGGTGGAGATCTGCTCGGCGGCCCGGCGGCGGGCGCGGGGGCTCGCCGGGTTCCATGACGCGCCGCCGGTGCCGCGGCCCGGGGCGGGGCGGCTGCGGCGGCTGCTCGACCGGCCGCTGGACGCGGCGGCGGTGCTCACCGGCTATCTGGCCCTCGCGCTCTTCCTGCCGTCCAATCTGGCCCTTCCGGCGCTCGGCGGCGCCGGCACTCCGGCGAACGTGTTCGCGCTGCTCGGCCTCTTCTGGTACCTGGCGACCTGGTGCCTGGGCCGGATCGCGCCCGCGCCGGGCACCCGCCCGATGCGGGTGGTGATGCTGGTGCTCACCGTCACCGTGCTGCTCTCGTACATCACGAACCAGGACCGGATCAGCACCCAGAAGGAGATCCTGGCGGCCGACCGGGGCCTGATCGTGCTCCTGGTGTGGGTGTCGCTCGTGGTCCTGACGACGGCCGGGATCCAGGACCGGGAGCGCCTGGACGTGCTGCTCCGCCGGCTCGTGGTGATGGGATCCGTGGTCGCGGCGCTCGGCCTGTACGACTTCTTCACCGGCACCAACATCGCCGACTCGCTGCGCGTCCCGGGCCTCAACTCCAGCACGGCGAGCGTCAGCGTGATGGACCGCGGCTCGTTCACCCGGCCGCGCTCGCTGACCGCGCATCCGCTGGAGTTCAGCGGAATGCTGGCGATCCTGCTTCCGTTCGCGATCTGGCACGCCTTCGACCCGGCGCGCGAGCACCTGGGCCGGTTCAAGCGCTGGGCGCCGGTGGTGCTGCTCGGCGGCGGGCTGCCGCTGACGGTGTCCCGGACCTCGATCATCGGGGTCGCGGTGGTGGTGCTGATCATGGTGCCGCGCTGGAAGCCGCAGCGGCGCTGGACGGCGATCGGGATCCTGTTCGGGGCGGTCGCGGTGTTCAAGGTGCTGGTGCCGGGCCTGATCGGCACCATCACCGGACTGTTCTCGGGGAGCCTCAACAACGCGGACAGCAGCACCCAGGCCCGCACCATCAAGTACCCGAAGATCTACGAGTACTTCGTGCAGGACCCGGTGTTCGGGCGGGGCTTCGGCACGTTCACACCGGAGCGCTACTTCTTCACCGACAACCAGTATCTGCTGACGGTGGCGGAGCTGGGCGCCCTGGGCGTCGCCTGTCTGCTGCTCCTGGGCCTGGCCGGGGTGCACAACGGCGGGGCGCTGCGGCGGCTCGCGCGCACCGAGTCGGACCGGGAGCTGGGGCAGGCGTTCTTCGCCTCGTCGATGGTCGCCCTGGTGATCAGCGCGACCTTCGACACGCTGAGCTTCCCGATGTTCGCGGGCGTGTTCTTCCTGCTGATCGGCCTGGGCGGCAGCGCTCTGGGCTTCGTACGGCGCGAGGCGGACGCGACGCCCGCGTCACCGGCGGATCCTGGGTCACCGTCGGCGCCCGAACCGCCCGCGTCGCCCGCGCCCTCCGCCCTTACCCCTGACTCCTCTCGTCTCGTGGAGATCTGATGCATCATCACACCCGCGCCGCCACCGGGCCCCTCGCCGTCCTGGTCGTCACCTGGAACAGCGCCGCCGTCCTGCCCGGCTTCCTCGACTCCCTGGCGGCCGGGATGAAGGGGCTCGACTGGCGACTGGTGGTCGCCGACAACGCCTCCTCCGACGACACGGTCGGCGTGGTCCGCGCCCTGGCCCCGGACGCCACCGTCGTGGAGACCGGTCGGAACGGCGGCTACGCCTTCGGCGTCAACGCGGCCCTGCGCGCCGCGGACCGCTGGGCGGACGGCTACCGGGCGGTGCTGATCTGCAACCCGGACATCCGGATGGCCGAGGGTTGCGCCGCCACCCTCGTCGAGGCCCTGGGCACCCCACTGCCGGACGGCTCCCGGATCGGCATCTCGGTGCCGCTCCTGTACGAGGAGGACGGCGCCCTGATCCACTCGCTGCGCCGTGAGTCCAGCCTGAGCCGCGCCCTGGGCGAGGCGGTGCTCGGCAACCGGCGGGCCGGGCGCTTCCCGCGGCTGAGCGAGCTGGTCACGGCGCCGGCCGCCTACCGGGCCCGGACGACGGCGGATTGGGCCACCGGCGCCCTGATGGCGCTCTCCCGGGAGTGCGTCACGGCCTGCGGGCCCTGGGACGAGTCGTTCTTCCTCTACTCCGAGGAGACCGAGTACTGCCTGCGGGCCCGCGACCGTGGTCTCGCGACCCGGCTCGAACCGGCTGCACTCGCCACCCATCTGGGCGGGGACTCGCGGGTGTCGCCGCGCCTGTGGTCGCTGCTCTGCGTCAACCGGGTGCGGCTCTACCGGCGGCGCCACGGCGCGGCGGCGACGGCCGCCTTCCGGGGCGCGGTGCTGCTGCGCGAGCTGTCCCGGGCGGCGCTCGGGCGGGCGCCGGCGCGGGCCGCCGTGGGAGCCCTGCTCGGGGCTCCTCAGTCCTTCCAGGAGGTGTAGAAGCTGCCCGGGTTCACCAGATAGCGCACGGTGGGCCGGGGCAGATGGACCACCCGGTGCCCGCGCGCGTACCGCCGGATCAGCTCCCAGTCCTCGCGGGGCAGCACCTCGGGGGTGCGGCGGAGCCGGCTGAAGCGGAGGGCCGGGGTCCGGCGGGCGACGAAGGCGTTGGTGTCGAGGAAGGCCCGGTGGGCCGCGTCACGCCGGTCGAAGGGCACGGACAGGACGTCCATGTCGGTGCCGTCCGGGCGGACCCGGCGCAGCGCCGTGTAGACGCCGTCGGGGCCGCCCGGCTCCTCCAGGGCGGCGAGGGCCGACTCCAGGTGGTCGGTCTCCCACAGGTTGTCGTCGTCGAGGAAGGCGACGTACGCGGAGGAGGTCAGCCGGATCCCGACGTTGCGCACCACCCCCGCCACGCCCGTGTTCCGGGCGAGCGAGACCGCGAAGAGGCGGGGGTCGTCGGGGAGTTCGGGCGGCAGACCGGCGCCGTCGTCGACGACGATGACGACCTGGTCGCGCACGGTCTGGCCGAGCGCCGAGGCCACCGCCCGCAGCAGCGCCTCGGGGCGCCGGTGGGTGGCGATGACCGTGGCGACCCGGGCCTCGGGCCGGTGCCCGAGCCGCCGGGCGAGGCGCGTGGTCTCGGCGTCCTCCACCCGCCGGAGCCGGCGGGCGGTGGGCGCGAGCAGCACCTTGTTGCGCAGCTCGTACAGGACGAGCCAGCCGAAGCGCCGCTTGAGCAGCTCCCAGGGGGCGCGCAGGAGCCGGCGCATCAGGCTCGGACGCGGACGGCCGTGAGGGACTTGGTGAGGCCCGCGACCCGCTCGCTGAGGATCACGGAGCGGGGGAAGAGATGGCGCATCTCGGTGCGGGTGAGCAGCTCGATGTTGACGACGGCGTCCATGGCCTCCTCGGCGTTGCCGGGGCGGCTGTGGGTGAGCGGCCAGTGCCGGATCAGCCGGGTCTGGGCGGCGAGCGGCAGGAACTGGAAGCCGGGGGCGAGGAAGTGGGGTTCGACCGGGAAGTAGCGGTAGGGGGTCTGCACCCAGTGCAGCGGGGCGAGCTTCTCGATGGCGGTGACGAAGCGGCGGCGCTGGCTCGGGCCGCCGACGTGCTCGATGGTCGAGTTGGACACCACG from Streptomyces fradiae includes:
- a CDS encoding DUF4082 domain-containing protein, with product MQNPIRRARGAVFALAAALTAIFLPASGQASAVADPCGTGSNPIVCENSKPGTPMSDWFAGSSWGDIAGFPTKASLQAGETLQFKVQSPSSFHVKIYRLGWYGGDGARLVSTPAQAAQTYPATYTNTRPSCAKDAPTGLMDCGNWAANASWTVPADAVSGLYVANFDQADGNGLMPYPFVVRNDASHSEVLVQTSDQTWQAYNDWGGTNLYDGQGPAPDGRAYKVSYNRPMDIGGENGIYGSEYEMIAWLERNGYDLSYVTGLDTATRGAQLLAGHKMFMSHGHDEYWTQEQFTNVLNARKAGQHQTFFAGNEIFWKTRLEPSIDGSNTPNRTLVCYKETKLKFPVPNGVPDPSNVWTGTWMDPDSTKEGEPYRPQNILTGSMFQVNGSRNDAITVPAAYGKMRLWRNTSVAGLTGSQVATFPAGTLGYEWDSDVENASRPSGEIRMSSTTVDIADGKYLMDWGNTYGNGTATHSLVAFRDQTSHALVFGTGTVQWSWGLTNVPTADPDGGVVTEDKRMQQATVNILADMGIQPKTLQSGLVAATASTDTTGPAVTVTSPAPNASVPALRQITVTGTAADTGGGVVARVEVSTDGGTTWKAAQGTGSWSYKWTPIAQGPVQLKVRAVDDSVNIGAVTTVPLTVSEQECPCTVWPASAAPDMVNGGDGSSVELGVKVRSSVPGTITGVRFYKSAANTGTHKGSLWSAGGQLLATGFFTGETASGWQELKFASPVPVKANTTYVASYFAPNGGYSYDAHYFTDKGAGLAPLTALQSGTDGGNGVYKYGGASLFPSQESAGSNYWVDAILETGSASTAPPVVTARTPAAGATGVAITSPLSATFNQSIDASTLVFTVKGPGGTAVPGSAALDGDGKTAAFALGSQLALGTTYTVSVQAADLWGNAMPDPVTWTFTTSATPPAANCPCTLWSPETVPAKTAETGDGNSLELGTRFRSALNGKVTGVTFYKGATNTGTHTGSLWTDDGTLLATGTFTGETASGWQKLTFTTPVDITADTTYVVSYHAPNGNYAADPQYFTGARLNYPLSGLADGSGSANGLYRYGASSAFPNSSYNSTNYWVAPVFTTN
- a CDS encoding glycosyltransferase family 2 protein — protein: MSSVSVVIPCYKYGHFLADCVRSVLDEQPGLDVRVLIIDDASPDDSAEAARKLAASDPRIEVRVHERNKGHIATYNEGLLEWADGDYVVLLSADDRLVPGALVRAVALLDAHPEAGFCYGRPLRFQHGGPLPAARTESTGSVVYPGHWWLERRFREGTGCITSPEVVVRTSLQRKVGGYDPELPHAGDIEMWMRLASHADVGYVRGADQAFYRVHGNNMSTTDFGGQLDDIRQRRAAFTAVLDKCADQLPQARRLAGLVDTRLARQALRRAYRAYDRGRTDVVPVEELVAFARECRPDAETLPEFRALRLRRRIGARVMPYLQPLILSAVAERGREWLWWRSWKRRGI
- a CDS encoding acyltransferase, which encodes MNHRVQPTAQVDEKAVVGAGSSVWELAQIREDARLGENCVIGRGAYVGPGVTLGDNCKLQNYALVYEPAVLGDGVFVGPSAVLTNDHNPRAVDPEGRLKRGGDWEPVAVVIGDGAAIGARSVCVAPVTIGRWALVAAGSVVTADVPDFALVMGVPARQAGWVGKAGVRLTARPDAPGLWECPETGALYEERDGRLTEHGAGR
- a CDS encoding O-antigen ligase family protein yields the protein MSIAEIFRVLGRRWYVTVPMVLLSLLAGGYLYTTVPVTYESQSQLALLNSSRVARPAPSYGNTLAYASGSLIGTADVLIRALQSAETVQELRGHGITDEYAVDFAAQAEGPLLTLTVKGDDRDRVLAETRRLTDYAAEQLQQLQEQARVPDGYYVESARIVPAQKPVSQPKSRYQKVAAVVVFGVAGGFVLAFVVEICSAARRRARGLAGFHDAPPVPRPGAGRLRRLLDRPLDAAAVLTGYLALALFLPSNLALPALGGAGTPANVFALLGLFWYLATWCLGRIAPAPGTRPMRVVMLVLTVTVLLSYITNQDRISTQKEILAADRGLIVLLVWVSLVVLTTAGIQDRERLDVLLRRLVVMGSVVAALGLYDFFTGTNIADSLRVPGLNSSTASVSVMDRGSFTRPRSLTAHPLEFSGMLAILLPFAIWHAFDPAREHLGRFKRWAPVVLLGGGLPLTVSRTSIIGVAVVVLIMVPRWKPQRRWTAIGILFGAVAVFKVLVPGLIGTITGLFSGSLNNADSSTQARTIKYPKIYEYFVQDPVFGRGFGTFTPERYFFTDNQYLLTVAELGALGVACLLLLGLAGVHNGGALRRLARTESDRELGQAFFASSMVALVISATFDTLSFPMFAGVFFLLIGLGGSALGFVRREADATPASPADPGSPSAPEPPASPAPSALTPDSSRLVEI
- a CDS encoding glycosyltransferase family 2 protein, which codes for MHHHTRAATGPLAVLVVTWNSAAVLPGFLDSLAAGMKGLDWRLVVADNASSDDTVGVVRALAPDATVVETGRNGGYAFGVNAALRAADRWADGYRAVLICNPDIRMAEGCAATLVEALGTPLPDGSRIGISVPLLYEEDGALIHSLRRESSLSRALGEAVLGNRRAGRFPRLSELVTAPAAYRARTTADWATGALMALSRECVTACGPWDESFFLYSEETEYCLRARDRGLATRLEPAALATHLGGDSRVSPRLWSLLCVNRVRLYRRRHGAAATAAFRGAVLLRELSRAALGRAPARAAVGALLGAPQSFQEV
- a CDS encoding glycosyltransferase family 2 protein → MRRLLRAPWELLKRRFGWLVLYELRNKVLLAPTARRLRRVEDAETTRLARRLGHRPEARVATVIATHRRPEALLRAVASALGQTVRDQVVIVVDDGAGLPPELPDDPRLFAVSLARNTGVAGVVRNVGIRLTSSAYVAFLDDDNLWETDHLESALAALEEPGGPDGVYTALRRVRPDGTDMDVLSVPFDRRDAAHRAFLDTNAFVARRTPALRFSRLRRTPEVLPREDWELIRRYARGHRVVHLPRPTVRYLVNPGSFYTSWKD
- a CDS encoding class I SAM-dependent methyltransferase, with the translated sequence MSGIRALRNRFVDAPDSLGERFRAARWERFRSCFPGIAELRVVDLGGTADNWLRSPLRPKHVHLVNLEAHPAELPDWISAEIADVTEPEIPDRLGTFDLVVSNSTIEHVGGPSQRRRFVTAIEKLAPLHWVQTPYRYFPVEPHFLAPGFQFLPLAAQTRLIRHWPLTHSRPGNAEEAMDAVVNIELLTRTEMRHLFPRSVILSERVAGLTKSLTAVRVRA